One genomic region from Nocardia vinacea encodes:
- a CDS encoding SGNH/GDSL hydrolase family protein — MKTRRTGWRAGALAISLLTLTSAFLAAPASSAPADGGPAYVALGDSGAATTGVQKFDTGAPLQCARSTANTPKLVAADLSLKLDDRTCSSAKIPDLTASQGPGINPQFDALGPKTQLVTVHIGANDAHMTKYILTCHLAGAKPCADPAWDTDIDSIAAAYSTALHRISALAPNARIFVDGWPTYVRDGGCPDLIGLRPADAATIQAAFDRLNSIVAREAAAAGATYIDTRPQSIGHDMCAPAGIRWFDPIIATETLVPYHPTLEGMRGVADIITQAIRSSGVLH; from the coding sequence ATGAAGACCCGCCGAACTGGTTGGCGCGCAGGCGCACTCGCGATCAGCTTGCTGACCCTCACCTCCGCTTTCCTGGCTGCACCCGCATCATCCGCGCCGGCGGACGGCGGCCCCGCCTACGTCGCCCTCGGCGATTCCGGCGCCGCGACCACCGGTGTCCAGAAATTCGATACCGGGGCACCGCTGCAGTGCGCCCGCTCCACTGCCAACACCCCGAAATTGGTCGCCGCCGACCTCAGCCTGAAACTGGACGACCGAACCTGCAGCTCCGCCAAGATTCCGGACCTCACCGCATCCCAAGGGCCTGGCATCAACCCGCAATTCGACGCCCTCGGACCGAAAACCCAACTCGTGACGGTCCATATCGGCGCCAACGACGCCCATATGACCAAATACATCCTCACCTGTCACCTGGCCGGAGCGAAGCCCTGCGCCGACCCGGCGTGGGACACCGATATCGACAGCATCGCCGCCGCATATTCGACTGCTCTGCACCGGATCTCGGCGCTCGCCCCGAATGCGAGGATCTTCGTCGACGGCTGGCCGACCTACGTCCGCGACGGCGGCTGCCCCGACCTGATCGGCCTGCGCCCCGCCGACGCCGCCACCATCCAGGCCGCCTTCGACCGCCTGAACAGCATCGTCGCCCGCGAAGCCGCCGCCGCGGGTGCGACCTATATCGACACCCGCCCTCAATCCATAGGCCATGACATGTGCGCGCCCGCCGGAATCCGCTGGTTCGACCCCATCATCGCCACCGAAACCCTGGTTCCCTACCACCCCACCCTCGAAGGCATGCGCGGCGTCGCCGATATCATCACCCAGGCCATCCGGTCATCGGGAGTTCTGCACTGA
- a CDS encoding O-methyltransferase gives MTTFEWADVDSYIVDSLMGGEDSTATALAANAAAGLPAIDVSPAQGKFLHLIARSIGARRVLEIGTLGGYSTIWLARAVGKDGQVITLEFEPRHARVARENLDRAEVGDRVEIRVGAALDSLPVLAEEDPDPFDLVFIDADKVNNSNYVLWALRLTRPGSVIIVDNVVRDGAVADDHSDDPAVQASRDLVDLLAAEPSLDATIVQTVGSKGWDGFAYAVVNGEFTD, from the coding sequence ATGACGACGTTCGAGTGGGCCGACGTGGACAGCTACATCGTGGACTCTCTGATGGGAGGCGAGGATTCGACGGCGACGGCATTGGCCGCGAATGCGGCGGCCGGACTGCCCGCCATCGACGTATCGCCGGCGCAAGGGAAGTTCCTGCATTTGATAGCGCGGTCGATCGGGGCGCGGAGGGTGCTCGAGATCGGCACGCTCGGCGGCTACAGCACGATTTGGTTGGCGCGGGCGGTGGGTAAGGACGGCCAGGTCATCACCCTGGAATTCGAGCCGCGGCACGCACGGGTGGCGCGGGAGAATCTGGATCGGGCCGAGGTCGGGGACCGGGTCGAGATCCGAGTGGGTGCGGCGCTGGACAGTCTGCCCGTACTGGCGGAGGAGGATCCGGATCCGTTCGATCTCGTGTTCATCGACGCCGACAAGGTCAACAATTCGAACTACGTGCTCTGGGCGCTGCGCCTGACGCGGCCCGGCTCGGTGATCATCGTCGACAATGTCGTGCGCGATGGCGCTGTCGCCGACGACCATTCGGACGATCCGGCGGTCCAGGCCAGCCGCGATCTGGTGGACCTGCTCGCCGCCGAACCCAGCCTCGACGCCACCATTGTGCAAACCGTCGGCAGCAAGGGCTGGGACGGTTTTGCCTACGCCGTGGTCAACGGTGAGTTCACCGACTGA
- a CDS encoding zinc-binding dehydrogenase, protein MHAIRLHTFGPAENLRYETVPDPVAGPGQVLIRVAAAGVHFIDTALRRGAAGPYPPPTLPTIPGREVAGTVDQIGPDVDASWLGKRVVAHLGQGPGGYAELAVTETARLHEIPADLDPAEAVAIVGTGRTTMGILLFTELGPDSVVVITAAAGGIGTLLVQHAKNVGATVVGLAGGPAKVELVQRNGADIAIDYLRPDWPEQVRAQLGDRRATVLFDGVGGEISRTAIDLLGKGGQHLIYGAADSAPLSLSEEELATRGIISEMVVGPRMLQRVGGDLRPLEDKAMAEAAAGRLRPAVQRFALADAADAHRALESRGTVGKVVLQA, encoded by the coding sequence GTGCACGCCATCCGCCTTCACACCTTCGGACCAGCCGAAAATCTGCGCTACGAAACGGTTCCCGATCCGGTGGCCGGACCAGGTCAGGTGCTCATCCGGGTCGCGGCGGCGGGCGTGCATTTCATCGATACGGCGTTGCGTCGCGGTGCGGCCGGTCCCTATCCGCCGCCCACGTTGCCGACGATCCCGGGGCGCGAAGTCGCCGGGACCGTGGACCAGATCGGACCCGACGTCGATGCGTCCTGGCTTGGTAAGCGGGTCGTCGCGCATCTCGGCCAGGGGCCCGGTGGCTACGCCGAGTTGGCCGTGACGGAAACAGCTCGGCTGCACGAGATTCCGGCCGATCTCGATCCGGCGGAGGCGGTCGCGATCGTCGGCACCGGGCGAACGACCATGGGGATTCTGTTGTTCACCGAACTCGGCCCCGACAGTGTTGTGGTGATTACCGCCGCCGCGGGCGGCATCGGGACACTGCTTGTTCAGCATGCGAAGAATGTTGGGGCGACGGTCGTCGGGCTGGCCGGTGGACCCGCGAAAGTCGAACTGGTGCAGCGAAATGGCGCGGATATCGCGATCGACTACCTACGCCCCGACTGGCCCGAGCAGGTGCGTGCCCAACTCGGCGACCGCAGGGCCACTGTGCTGTTCGACGGTGTCGGCGGCGAAATAAGCCGCACCGCAATCGATCTGCTCGGCAAGGGCGGTCAGCATCTGATCTACGGCGCGGCCGACAGTGCTCCGCTATCGCTTTCGGAGGAGGAGTTGGCCACGCGCGGCATCATCTCCGAGATGGTCGTCGGACCGCGCATGCTCCAGCGTGTCGGCGGCGACCTACGCCCGCTAGAGGATAAGGCCATGGCCGAGGCTGCAGCCGGTCGGCTGCGGCCCGCGGTCCAGCGTTTCGCGCTTGCCGATGCTGCCGACGCGCACCGCGCGCTCGAGTCGCGCGGCACCGTCGGGAAGGTGGTGCTTCAGGCGTAG
- a CDS encoding TetR/AcrR family transcriptional regulator, with amino-acid sequence MTEPKLTRAAIVDTAITLADEAGLDGLSMRHIAEQLGVGAMSLYRHVANKDELLALMTDEISARNPYPSPEGKNWTWRDRVRIAAEIDWALYQKHPWVLLTFAMPRYSFGPQGLACFAWLVEGLRELNVSTREASTMAFAVWNYISGATLPHISGALVARKGMNPEGSNGLRALLEGTSQLPIPPALADLNGSGVSDLTSEDLLYIGLSALCDGFETRCSRSATA; translated from the coding sequence ATGACCGAGCCGAAGCTCACCCGAGCGGCCATTGTCGACACCGCGATCACCCTTGCCGACGAGGCGGGGCTCGACGGATTGTCCATGCGACATATCGCCGAACAACTGGGTGTCGGAGCCATGTCGCTATACCGGCACGTCGCGAACAAGGACGAACTGCTCGCACTGATGACCGACGAGATCTCTGCCCGCAACCCGTATCCGTCGCCGGAGGGCAAGAACTGGACCTGGCGCGACCGAGTCCGCATTGCCGCCGAAATCGATTGGGCGCTCTACCAGAAGCATCCGTGGGTGCTGCTCACCTTCGCGATGCCCCGCTACAGCTTCGGCCCGCAGGGTCTGGCCTGTTTCGCATGGCTGGTCGAGGGGCTGCGCGAGCTCAATGTCTCGACCCGCGAGGCGTCCACCATGGCCTTCGCGGTGTGGAACTACATCTCCGGGGCCACGCTGCCGCATATCAGCGGTGCGCTGGTCGCGCGCAAGGGCATGAACCCGGAGGGCTCGAACGGACTGCGGGCGTTGCTGGAAGGAACATCACAACTGCCGATCCCGCCCGCGCTCGCCGATCTGAACGGCAGTGGCGTCAGCGACCTGACCTCGGAGGATCTGCTGTATATCGGATTGTCCGCGCTCTGCGACGGATTCGAGACACGGTGCTCGAGGTCCGCCACCGCTTGA
- a CDS encoding MFS transporter: MTQVEVAQAAPTGSRRARLGLAVLLLPVLLVSMDISVLFLAMPTLTLDLDPSAAQQLWILDIYGFLIAGLLITMGNLGDRIGRRNILLAGASIFGIASIMAAFAPSAAVLIIARALMGMGGATLLPSSLALISSLFPNARERAAAIGVWTAFFAGGSAVGPILGGLLLHHFWWGSVFLINIPVLLILLAFGPFVLPEHRAGVVGPLDIPSVLLSIGGILPVVYGVKQIAAEGFDVEPLVIGLIGAVLLAIFVRRQRQLAEPLLDLRLFRRAQFSVAIGSSLVGMMSLAAMSYLTSVYLQSVTGRDPLAAALLGIPMAIAVFVCSMGGARVGHKLGVRPTFVLALLASAIGNLMLIGVGVDGGIAWYLAGSTIAGIGYGLAFTLVSDVAVSSVPPERAGSAVGISETSFELGNALGLALLGSVAALVFRSGGGYADTLGETIQHAGDNSALIDSARESFVSGMHVATSVGALLLVVMAAVAAFAPRR; encoded by the coding sequence ATGACTCAGGTGGAGGTCGCGCAGGCGGCGCCGACCGGTTCGCGGCGTGCTCGGCTCGGTCTCGCGGTACTGCTGTTGCCGGTGCTGCTGGTGTCGATGGACATCTCGGTGCTGTTCCTGGCTATGCCGACGCTCACCCTCGATCTCGACCCCTCGGCCGCGCAGCAGCTGTGGATTCTCGATATCTACGGCTTCCTCATCGCGGGCCTGCTGATCACTATGGGCAATCTCGGCGACCGGATCGGGCGGCGCAATATTCTGCTCGCCGGTGCGTCGATCTTCGGTATCGCCTCGATCATGGCGGCCTTCGCGCCGAGCGCCGCGGTGTTGATCATCGCGCGTGCGCTGATGGGTATGGGCGGCGCGACCCTGCTGCCCTCGAGTCTGGCGCTGATTTCCAGCCTGTTCCCGAACGCCCGCGAACGCGCCGCCGCGATCGGAGTGTGGACGGCGTTCTTCGCGGGCGGATCCGCGGTCGGCCCGATCCTCGGTGGCCTGTTGCTGCACCACTTCTGGTGGGGATCGGTATTCCTCATCAATATTCCGGTGCTGCTGATCCTGCTCGCCTTCGGTCCGTTCGTGCTGCCGGAACATCGCGCCGGTGTGGTCGGTCCGCTCGATATTCCGAGTGTGCTGCTGTCGATCGGCGGCATTCTGCCGGTGGTGTACGGGGTGAAACAGATCGCCGCGGAAGGGTTCGATGTCGAACCGCTCGTAATCGGACTTATCGGTGCGGTGCTGCTCGCGATCTTCGTGCGGCGGCAGCGGCAGCTGGCCGAACCGCTGCTGGATCTGCGACTGTTCCGGCGGGCGCAGTTCTCGGTCGCCATCGGCTCCAGCTTGGTCGGCATGATGTCACTGGCCGCGATGAGCTATCTGACCAGTGTCTACCTGCAATCGGTGACCGGACGTGACCCGCTCGCGGCCGCGCTGCTCGGGATTCCGATGGCGATCGCGGTATTCGTGTGCTCGATGGGTGGTGCGCGGGTCGGACACAAGCTCGGGGTGCGTCCCACCTTCGTGCTGGCGCTGCTGGCCTCGGCCATCGGCAACCTGATGCTGATCGGTGTCGGCGTGGACGGCGGAATCGCCTGGTACCTTGCGGGATCCACGATCGCGGGCATCGGTTACGGCCTGGCGTTCACCCTGGTGTCGGATGTGGCAGTGTCCTCGGTGCCACCCGAGCGGGCCGGATCCGCGGTCGGGATCTCCGAGACCAGTTTCGAATTGGGCAACGCGCTCGGCCTCGCGCTGCTGGGTTCGGTTGCGGCACTGGTCTTCCGGTCCGGTGGCGGCTATGCGGACACGCTCGGTGAGACCATCCAGCATGCAGGCGACAATTCCGCACTGATCGATTCCGCACGCGAATCCTTTGTCTCCGGAATGCATGTCGCGACCTCGGTCGGTGCGCTGCTGTTGGTGGTGATGGCGGCGGTCGCCGCATTCGCACCCCGGCGCTGA